One region of Arthrobacter sp. StoSoilB22 genomic DNA includes:
- a CDS encoding P1 family peptidase, producing MNSITDVAGIRVGHVQRVGEGWLSGVTVVLPPPGTVGSVDVRGGGPGTHDTDALDPTTLVSTVDAVVLTGGSAFGLVSATGAQLWCEEQGRGFAVPGTVVPIVPAAAIFDLGRGGHVKARPDADMGYQAAAAAFASGDHAAVERGNVGAGTGAVIARGQYKGGVGTSSIELDDGVVVGAIAIVNALGSPVGLGPGSARLREERPSAQRVAGPPAPPQGLNTTLVVIATNAVLDVAECKRTASSGHAGLARALDPSHTLADGDTVFAVATGAVVLDRSTEQARQASLITLQSAAAEAVRLAILDGVLAAQAVSTAAGDFPAYRPAGE from the coding sequence ATGAATTCGATCACCGATGTTGCCGGCATACGGGTTGGGCATGTGCAGAGGGTGGGGGAGGGGTGGTTGTCCGGGGTTACTGTGGTGCTTCCTCCGCCGGGGACCGTGGGGTCTGTGGACGTGCGCGGTGGGGGGCCCGGGACGCATGATACCGATGCGCTGGATCCCACCACGTTGGTTTCCACTGTGGACGCTGTGGTGTTGACCGGGGGCAGTGCGTTCGGGTTGGTCTCGGCGACGGGTGCTCAGTTGTGGTGTGAAGAACAGGGGCGGGGTTTCGCTGTTCCCGGGACCGTGGTGCCCATTGTGCCGGCGGCCGCCATCTTCGACCTTGGTAGGGGCGGCCATGTTAAAGCCCGACCTGATGCCGACATGGGCTACCAGGCAGCCGCCGCAGCCTTCGCCTCAGGCGACCATGCCGCCGTCGAGCGCGGAAACGTTGGTGCCGGGACTGGCGCCGTTATTGCCCGCGGCCAGTACAAAGGCGGCGTGGGGACGTCCTCGATCGAACTCGACGACGGCGTGGTAGTGGGGGCCATCGCAATAGTCAACGCCCTGGGATCGCCGGTGGGGCTGGGACCCGGCAGCGCGCGTCTAAGGGAGGAGCGACCGAGCGCGCAGAGGGTCGCAGGCCCACCGGCTCCACCGCAGGGACTCAACACCACGCTCGTGGTGATCGCCACAAATGCTGTCTTGGATGTTGCCGAGTGCAAGCGGACTGCTTCTTCCGGGCATGCCGGGCTTGCGCGTGCTTTGGATCCGTCCCATACCCTCGCGGACGGCGATACCGTGTTCGCTGTGGCGACCGGCGCCGTCGTGCTTGACCGCAGTACTGAACAGGCGCGGCAGGCGTCCTTGATAACACTCCAAAGTGCGGCGGCGGAAGCCGTTCGACTAGCCATTCTGGATGGTGTCCTTGCAGCGCAAGCCGTCTCGACGGCGGCGGGCGACTTCCCGGCCTATCGGCCAGCGGGGGAGTGA
- the rpsM gene encoding 30S ribosomal protein S13: MARLAGVDIPREKRLEIALTYIYGVGKTRAHETLAATGISADVRVKDLTDAELVQLRDYIEGNYKVEGDLRREVAADIRRKVEIGSYEGLRHRKGLPVRGQRTKTNARTRKGPKRTVAGKKKAGR; the protein is encoded by the coding sequence ATGGCTCGTCTCGCTGGCGTAGACATTCCCCGCGAAAAGCGGTTGGAAATTGCGCTTACTTACATCTACGGCGTGGGCAAGACCCGTGCACACGAAACCCTGGCTGCCACCGGCATCAGCGCTGACGTTCGCGTCAAGGACCTGACTGACGCCGAGCTGGTCCAGCTGCGTGACTACATTGAAGGCAACTACAAGGTTGAGGGTGACCTTCGCCGCGAGGTAGCCGCTGACATCCGCCGCAAGGTAGAGATCGGCAGCTACGAAGGCCTGCGCCACCGCAAGGGCCTGCCCGTACGCGGACAGCGTACGAAGACCAACGCTCGTACCCGCAAGGGCCCCAAGCGCACCGTCGCCGGCAAGAAGAAGGCCGGACGTTAA
- the rpsK gene encoding 30S ribosomal protein S11, with protein MPPKTRGAVRKPRRKDKKNIALGQAHIKSTFNNTIVSITDPNGAVISWASAGEVGFKGSRKSTPFAAQMAAEAAAKRAQEHGLRKVDVFVKGPGSGRETAIRSLQAAGLEVGSIQDVTPSAHNGCRPPKRRRV; from the coding sequence ATGCCCCCGAAGACTCGTGGAGCGGTTCGTAAGCCGCGTCGCAAGGATAAGAAGAATATTGCGCTTGGCCAGGCGCACATCAAGAGCACCTTTAACAACACCATCGTGTCCATCACGGACCCGAACGGTGCTGTAATCTCATGGGCTTCCGCCGGTGAGGTTGGCTTCAAGGGCTCCCGTAAGTCCACCCCGTTCGCTGCCCAGATGGCTGCTGAAGCTGCTGCAAAGCGCGCTCAGGAGCACGGTCTGCGCAAGGTTGACGTATTCGTCAAGGGCCCGGGATCCGGACGCGAAACCGCAATCCGTTCGCTTCAGGCCGCTGGCCTCGAGGTTGGCTCCATCCAGGACGTCACCCCCAGCGCCCATAACGGTTGCCGCCCGCCGAAGCGCCGCCGCGTCTAA
- a CDS encoding carbohydrate ABC transporter permease, which produces MSAPSPAVVVDSLQESMQEKAPHEPPRPFSKANLIRTMATGYVPLIIATLVVFLPLMWMLLSSFKQPGEIVTTDLRILPESVNLENYATAMTTVPFAQFFANSLIVTVVGASIKVILAILTAYALVFVRFPFKNVIFVLILVALMVPAQVSILPNYILIAGMGGKNTLWGIILPGLGTAFGTFLLRQHFLTLPPSILEAAEIDGAGHWRRLWQIIVPVSVPSIATVALVTVVSEWNDYIWPLIITDRPETMTLPVGLTLLQNSEGNGAGWGILMAGAVLVIVPILLVFAALQRYIVAGLTQGSVTG; this is translated from the coding sequence ATGAGCGCGCCTTCACCCGCCGTCGTCGTTGATTCCTTACAGGAGAGCATGCAGGAGAAGGCGCCGCATGAGCCGCCGCGACCATTCTCCAAAGCCAACCTCATCCGGACCATGGCAACCGGATACGTGCCCCTGATCATCGCCACGCTGGTGGTGTTCCTGCCGCTGATGTGGATGTTGCTGAGCTCGTTCAAGCAACCGGGCGAGATCGTTACCACGGACCTCAGAATCCTTCCGGAGTCTGTGAACCTGGAGAACTACGCCACGGCGATGACTACGGTTCCGTTCGCGCAGTTCTTCGCCAACAGCCTCATCGTCACCGTGGTTGGCGCGTCCATCAAGGTCATCCTGGCCATTCTGACGGCTTACGCGCTGGTGTTCGTTCGTTTCCCGTTCAAGAACGTAATCTTCGTGCTGATTCTGGTGGCACTCATGGTGCCCGCGCAGGTGTCCATCCTGCCCAATTACATCCTCATAGCGGGCATGGGCGGCAAGAACACCCTGTGGGGCATCATCCTTCCGGGCCTGGGGACGGCATTTGGCACGTTCCTGCTGCGCCAACACTTCCTGACGTTACCGCCGTCGATTCTCGAAGCAGCTGAAATCGACGGTGCGGGCCATTGGCGGCGGTTGTGGCAGATCATCGTCCCGGTGTCGGTTCCATCTATTGCGACGGTGGCTTTGGTGACCGTGGTCAGTGAATGGAACGACTACATCTGGCCCCTCATCATCACGGACCGTCCCGAAACCATGACATTGCCAGTGGGGCTGACGTTGCTGCAGAACTCGGAGGGCAACGGCGCCGGATGGGGAATTCTCATGGCGGGAGCCGTTTTGGTGATCGTTCCCATCTTGCTGGTATTCGCAGCGCTCCAGCGATACATCGTTGCCGGGCTGACCCAAGGCAGTGTCACCGGCTGA
- the infA gene encoding translation initiation factor IF-1, whose translation MAKKDGVIEIEGVVTEALPNAMFRVELTNKHVVLAHISGKMRQHYIRILPEDRVVVELSPYDLTRGRIVYRYK comes from the coding sequence ATGGCCAAGAAGGACGGGGTCATTGAGATCGAGGGCGTTGTGACTGAGGCGCTGCCCAATGCGATGTTTCGTGTTGAGCTCACCAATAAGCACGTCGTTCTCGCACACATCTCTGGGAAGATGCGACAGCACTACATTCGAATCCTCCCCGAGGACCGGGTAGTGGTTGAGCTGAGCCCATACGACCTCACACGTGGTCGTATCGTCTACCGCTACAAGTAA
- the rpmJ gene encoding 50S ribosomal protein L36: protein MKVKPSVKQICDKCKVIRRNGRVMVICENPRHKQRQG from the coding sequence ATGAAGGTCAAGCCGAGCGTCAAGCAGATCTGCGACAAGTGCAAAGTGATCCGCCGTAACGGCCGGGTCATGGTGATCTGCGAGAACCCGCGCCACAAGCAGCGCCAGGGCTAA
- a CDS encoding sugar ABC transporter permease, with translation MTTRQIHSSSAAPADKPAEPPVPPLTAAKPRQVRKRWSGRDRRDFLVFLAMALPNLVLIGTFTYWPLINNIYYSTLDWTLGSASATVVGLQNYVTFFTGEDASKVLGTTAIFTLVTVGGSMVLGLLVALALNSKVRGTTFARSAVFAPYVLSGVGVGLVWLFIFDPGYGVLAWLLRGLGQQSPQWINDPQLSLVMVIIVYVWKNLGYCAVVYLAGLQSLPRDVMEAAALDGANGARRFLNISLPLLSPTTFFLLITTMLSSLQAFDLIRIMTPLGNGTSTLIYEAYLQAFGAYNRAGYSAAISVILFAILLIITVLQLRFVERKVHYS, from the coding sequence ATGACTACCCGACAGATTCACAGCAGCAGTGCTGCGCCTGCAGACAAGCCGGCCGAGCCTCCGGTTCCGCCCCTCACAGCAGCCAAGCCCAGACAGGTTAGGAAGCGCTGGTCCGGCCGAGACCGCCGGGATTTCCTGGTGTTCCTGGCCATGGCCTTGCCGAACTTGGTGTTGATCGGCACGTTCACTTATTGGCCGCTGATCAACAACATCTACTACTCCACGTTGGATTGGACCCTCGGCTCGGCCTCGGCCACGGTGGTGGGCTTACAGAACTACGTCACGTTTTTCACCGGTGAGGACGCGTCAAAGGTCCTTGGGACTACAGCGATTTTCACGCTGGTGACGGTTGGCGGTTCGATGGTCCTTGGACTGTTGGTTGCCTTGGCTTTGAACTCCAAGGTCCGCGGCACCACGTTCGCCCGTTCTGCCGTGTTCGCGCCTTATGTACTGTCCGGTGTGGGTGTCGGCCTGGTGTGGCTGTTCATTTTCGATCCCGGCTACGGCGTACTTGCTTGGCTCCTCCGGGGCCTGGGACAGCAGAGTCCACAGTGGATCAACGATCCCCAGCTGTCCTTGGTGATGGTGATCATTGTGTACGTCTGGAAGAACCTGGGCTACTGCGCCGTGGTCTACTTGGCCGGCCTGCAGTCCCTTCCACGCGACGTCATGGAAGCTGCGGCACTGGATGGAGCCAATGGCGCACGCCGGTTCCTCAATATTTCCTTGCCGCTGCTGTCCCCCACCACGTTCTTCCTGTTGATTACCACCATGCTCAGCTCGTTGCAGGCGTTCGACCTCATCCGCATCATGACGCCGCTGGGCAATGGCACCAGCACACTGATCTACGAGGCATACCTGCAGGCGTTCGGGGCCTACAACAGGGCAGGCTATTCGGCCGCGATATCGGTGATTCTTTTCGCCATCCTGCTGATCATTACTGTTCTTCAACTGCGGTTCGTTGAGCGAAAGGTCCACTATTCATGA